The window ccgatctgctattggacgtagcttctagacgcccaatagcagggataggaggggtggcacccctgccacctcactcctatctcttcaaggggattgtgggtgtcttagacaatcgcgatcccccttatattccgggtcgctgggtcaccatagacccgtatgacccggaatagccgcaaatcgcaagtgtgaattcacttgcgatttgcgccgatcgcagacatgggggggggggggggtcggatgacccccctgggcatttgcgcggggtgcctgctgatcgatatcagcagtcaccccggtccggtccccgcccaaagcgtggcagggaccgaaattcccatgggcgtatgcatacgcccttcgtccttaagtaccaggatgcaagggcgtatgcatacgtccttcgtccccaacaggttaaaggggtattccagaaagttcttttatttgactatgctacaggggctgtaaagttagtgtagttcataatatagtgtctgtacctgtgtgtgacggttttctcacaattcttatgtgattttcatctgaatatttctttttaacagcatacaaagttACCGTTGTCTCCGATTTTTCTTAGGTTGCaaatgcggcagagacctgacatcactagtcagctgatgacagggagcctgtctgcttcaatgggtggagagatcaatctgcaactaatgcaacagctgtaggcaccctgattgaaaaccacaggtcttttgaatggatgcagatcatttatgtttcaatgggtggggtggctgatgtgtgggagggagggaaattgaatgatgggatttgtaggcaaagaaggaaagtcaaacaggaaataccagttcacaaaaagctagccacagtattatggtaatctcacaacatagccatttagccccaagacaaacgcagatccttcctaagcatgttcattactgtctggcaggtacatactaaaatcaccttatggtggataacccctttaatgcagcagGCCTTCCTGCAAAATCCTGCAACAATTGGATGCATGTAAGAAAACAATTGTACTTAAATTTATTTTGGTGGCACAAACCTAGAGAGGCAGCGTTCCTCTGCTGCACAACGTAGGGAATAGAGATGGGCTCGCTGGACATAGGTTGCAGCCTGAACATAACTTGGATCCGGAACCAAATCAGGAAGCCCTAAAACAGAAAACAGGTTTACATGTGTCAGTGTCTCAGGATAAGAAAAACTCAATTTCACAAACCTGTTTTATTACAGATGTCCCTCAAAATTAAGCAGATAGCAGATTATCCCACTGCTAGGACCCCAATTGATCAGTTGCAATCTATCTAGGAACTGTGCAACAAAGGTTTAATATTCCTATAGTGCTATAAAGAACATGGAGAATACACAAGACCTATGAATGGTCTGTCTGTGTAATGCATAGACATGCAGGACCCTCCAGAGGGAAATGTAGGTTTCTGCTAATAGATGAACCCCTCTATTAGAATTCCCTAATAGAGCATTTGAAATAGGTGTACTAAGCCACACAACTCCTTTAAGTTGGCTTTTAAGTAAGAGATCATAAAAATATGGCTTGGCATAATGGCATATGAAATTCTTGCTCAACAAAAGTTCCCACAATAAAATCCCACCCTCCTCAACTAGTAATTTAAATAGATATAGTAGTAAACTCACCTCTCTGACCACCACGGAAAACATTCCCAACATTGGCTCTTCCTTGTTGCCCAGTCTGAGACTCCCCGCCATTGACTGGAGTATTAGCTGCACGACTTTGTGGTTGGAAATAATCTGGTCTTTGTGCTCCGTAGTAGCTTTCTCCCTGACCTACTCCACCATATGGGGGGAATCCGGCATCACCACCTCCACCTGCTACAGCTGGTTGTACTGGATCACTTTCTACAGGGGTATCACTTCCTCTGAATAGACTGTGGGAAAAACGTCTGTCAAGCCCATCCTGGGGCACTACAGGATTTACTGGAGCTGGCTGCCGAGGAGGCAAAGCTGGGGATGCAAAATATGGTGGTTGGGCAAAAGGTGGAGAAGGCTCCTCGTAGAAATCTTCATAACCTCCTCCCCATGGAGGTTGTGCTGCATAGCCCCCTCCACCTCCACCTCTGGAATAGCCATAGCTTTCTTCATAGGTCTGGGGATAATATTCAGGCTGGGCCTGGGGTACAAAAGGTGGCTGGGGTCTTGAAACAAAAGACTGTCCTACAGAGTTCTGTGTCGATGACTGACGTGTTCTAGTACCCCCTCCTCTTCCACCACCAGCCCCTGCGGAAGCAGTAAAACGACCTGTGCTAGCTGTTTCTCCTCCCCCTTGCCAATTATCTGGCACTTGTCCAAATCCAAATGGGTGACGAGTATTGCCCCTGACTGTCTGAGATCCAGTGCGTGGTAAAGTGGGTGCTTGACGGCGGAGGTCAACGCCACTTCGAACTCCATCCACTACAACTCTAGTTCctcctgtgccctctcctgcAGCCTGGTATTCAGACCCTGAATTCAGCAGTCGATAGCGTCTTCCACTTTCTTCCCACTGGATCATTTGTCCCCATCCTGCCCCATCCTGACCTAAGCATAAGGACAATCCTGACAGACATAGACCCAGTTGAACTAGCAGAGCCATGTTAGTGTCCTCTCTTCAGAGACGGACTGAGGAATGTGGTACTAAGGTGCCAAGCTAGACAAGGGAATTAGAGCAGCTTGCCTTGAATGTTCACATGAACACACACATTTTGGTGAGCACAGACTCCAGTGACTGGAATTTCCTGGCTTTAAAGGTGGTGAGAGGAAAAATCTCTGAGCAAATCTGAGGTCTTGTAAAAGAATTTAGTACAGATGTATAGCAGAGAGTTCAGGGAGGTCCAGCTGCAGGTTCCTGTCATACAGACCAGTGACTGATCAACAGTGCCCTACAGGTCAGCAAAAGATGGTTCAGTCAGGCAAGACTGCAGGTCCCAGCCAGATGGTTCTCAAGCTCTCCAGCACAGGAGGAGTTAATAGTCACATCCTTTGTTCTCCAGGTCCCGTTATTCTGTTCATGTCTGTCAGTGACTTGCAGAACCTTGCAGTCTGATCGggtcccctgtcctcctcctccttatctgTCTCCTCCGTCACTCCATCCTTTCTCTGTATCCATTTCTCCTATAACTTCCTGTTCATCGCCCTCTCCCTCACTTTCCCCTCTCTCCGCCCTCCTTTCCTTCCTCACTGCCCCTTCCCAAACTTTCCCTCGTCTGTCCTGTGCAGTGCCCCTATTATCCACACTGTACACTTACACAACATGTAAGCAGGGTTCGGACTAGAATGGAGTAGGCTGAGATGGTAGAATAGCCAATGAGCTGGAGGGTGTAGGTGGCTTATACACAGTATTCTTATTTAgttttacaatctttttattgggttttcaaaACATAAGCATAAAAGACATTTATAACATAGCGTTAAACAGTCATGCCATCTCTTACATGGGGGGATCcgtcacataatataatatacatgcaTATTACAAGGATATTATTGCAAGATTACACGTATGGGACGATCAACCCTTCAATAGTAAGGGAAACTGCTTTACATGGATTTTACGAAGTTGTGTGTGTGCGTTACCTCCTATAATCCTGTCCACCATAAACTGACTATAATGTACTGGGGCTACAGGGGGTGAGTGTACAGACtgcttcctttaaccccttccaacCTCTCTGACTATATAGTAGACTGGCTAGAATGTAGTGGACTGAAGGAGGTAGGTAAGTGTGGAGACTGCTTTCTTTAACCCACTCCAACCTTTCTCACTACAGTGGACTGGCCACAATGTAGTGGGGCTACAAGAGGTGAGTGAGCAGACTGCATTCCCTAACTGACTCTATTCTAGCTAACTTTATATTCAGCTGAAGAGTGTGAGTATACAGGCTGTTTTTTGTAACCCACTCCACTAATATTGACTTTCCATTAAACCGCCTATAATGTAACCTGGAGAAGGCAAGTGGGCATGCTGCCTCCTCTAATGCTCCtactccagtggtcttcaacctgcggacctccaaaagttgcaaaactaaaactcccagcatgcccggacagccatcggctgtccgggcatgctgggagttgtagttttgaaacatctggaggtccgcaggttgaagaccactggagtaGGAGGATTAGGGTGAAGGAGGAGAGTGTGCAGGTCACCTTTTCTAACACAATCCACTCTACCTGATTTTACATTGCCTCCTTTAGCCCACTAAATGGAAACCAATGCAGATAGGTAGCCTACCTCTTTAACCTATATATAATGCAATTTAGTTATACTAATcagttgttattgttattattattatgctttATAAATAGGTTCCCAACTGCCTTCTCTATTTCtacattaaagaagcactcaCCATCACTCGTCCTACAGCAAAGCTGCATCcatgcatttcattactgtaaccaGGTCATGTAACCacaagtctgacccacagaaaatcagtgcttaacctcttaaggaccaggccattttacaccttagtacccggccattttttgaacatctgaacattgtcattttaaacattaataactctggaatgcttttagttatcattctgattgagAGATtgtttttgtgtgacatattctactttaacatagtggtaaaattgtttggtaacttgcatcctttcttggtgaaaaatcccaaaatgttatgaaaaatttgaaattgttgtatttttataactttgaaattctctgcttgtaaggaaaatggatattccaaagaatttttttttatttacatatacaatatgtctactttatgtttgcatcataaaattgacaaatttttacttttggaagacaccagagggcttcaaagttcagcagcaattttccaatttttcacaaaatttccaaactcacttttttaggggaccagttcaggtttgaagtggatttgaagggtcttcatcttagaaataccccacaaatgaccccattataaaaactgcaccccccaaagtattcaaaatgatattcggtcagccttttaaccctttaggtgtttcacaggaatagcagcaaagtgaaggagaaaattcacaatcttcattttttacactcgcatgttcttatagacccaatttttgaatttttacaaggggtaaaaggagaaaatgtatacttatatttgtagcccaatttctctcgagtaagcacatacctcatatgtctatgtaaagtgttcggcgggcgcagtagagggctcagaagcgaaggagcgacaaggggattttggagagtacgtttttctgaaatggtttttggggggcatgttgcatttaggaagcccctatggtgccagaacagcaaaaaaaaacaacatgccataccattttggaaacaagaccccttgaggaacgcaacaaggaattaagtgagccttaataccccacatgtgtttcacgacttttgcatatgtaaaaaataaaataaaatttcactaaaatgtgtgtttccccccatatttcacatttttgcaagggttaatagcagaaaataccccccaaaatttgtaaccccatctcttctgagtatgggggtaccccataaattgaccagaagtgcactacgggcgaactacaatgctcagaagaggagtcatatttggctttttgagagcaaattttgcttgggggcgtgtcgcatttaggaagcccctatggtgccaggagagcaaaaaaaaacacatggcataccattttggaaactagaccccttgaggaacgtaacaaggaataaagtgagccttaataccccacaggggtttcacgacttttgcatacataaaaaaaaaaattccactaaaatgtgtgtttcccccaaatttcacatttttgcaagggttaatagcaaaaaataccccccaaaatttgaaaccccatctcttctgagtatggaggtgccccataagttgacctgaagtgcactatgggcgaactacaatgctcagaagagaaggagtcatatttggctttttgagagcaaattttgctcgggggggcatgtcgcatttaggaagcccctatggtgccaggacagcaaaataacccccacatggcataccattttggaaactagaccccttgaggaatgtaacaaggggtacagtgagcatttaccctcactggtgtctgtcagatctttggaacagtgggctgtacgacatttttaatttgcacagcccactcttccaaagatctgtcagacaccagtggggtgtaaattctcactgcacccctcaatacattctgtgaggggtgtaatttccgaaatggggtcacatgtggggttttgtttttttgcctttgtcaaaaccgctgtaacaatcagccaaccctgtgcaaatcacctcaaatgtacatggtgcactctcccttctgggccttgttgtgcgcccccagagcactttgcacccacatgtggggtatctccgtaatcgggagaaattgcattacaaattttggggtgattttttcccttttacctcttgtcaaaatgaaaagtatagggcaacaccagcatgttagtgtaaacaatttttttttttacactaacatgctggtgtagaccccaacttcaccttttcataaggggtgaaaggagaaaaagcccccccaaatttgttaggcaatttctcccaagtacggcgataccccatatgtggccctaaactgttgccttgaaatacgacagggctccaaagtgagagcgccatgtgcatttgaggcctgaattagggatttgcataggggtggacataggggtattctacgccagtgattcccaaacagggtgcctccagctgttgcaaaactccctgcatgcttggacagtcaacggctgtccagcaatactgggagttgttgttttgcaacagctggaggctccattttggaatcagtggagtaccagacgtttttcatttttattggggaggggaggggggctgtgtaggggtatatgtagtgtttttttactttttattttattttgtgttagtgtagtgtagtgtttttagggtacagtcacacgggcgggggaatacagagagtttcctgctgcgagtttgagctgccgcgcaaaatttgctgcattgcaaacttgcagcctgatactcactgtaagccccctgcccatgtgaatgtaccctgtacattcacaggggggggggacctcaatctgttgcaaaacaaccactcccagcatgcacagtctatcagtgcatgctggtagttatagttttgcaacagctggaggcacacggattgggaaacactgagttaggaaacagacaatgtttcccaatcagtgtgcctccagttgttgcaaaaccactattcccaaacattctcaggcatgctggaagtagtagttcggcagcaTCTTTAGAGCCAAATGTTgccgaactataactcccagcatgcttggagttgtagttttgcaacatctggaggactacagtttgcagaccactaatacagtggttcccaatctgtgcccttccagatgttgcaaaactacaactcccagtatgccaaaattgtccaggcatgctgggagttgtagttctgcaacatctgaagggccagatgttacagaactacaacttccagcatgcctggacagtaagggcatgctgaggatgtgtagttttgcaacatctggaagggcacagtggtctccaaactgtggacctccagatgttgcaaaactgcaactcccagcatgcccagacgccaagggctgtcggggcatgcttggagttgtagtatacagggccccattacagcaatgcatgtcgctttacggcgacgtgctttgctgtaaagggcccgaccgcggctgaagaggaactcacctgtcgccaccgccttcatcgccgggatccgggtcttcagggacgaggtaagtaccggggccaggccccagcactcccccatcccccgccgtgtcctccggtcttcctcccgtcctctccggacttccaggggccggcagggcaggaggaagtaaccgcccccccccctgcgattggtcggttagctaaccgacggatcgcaggggataggaggaggtggcaggcttgccacctcgttcCTATTCTTCAGCATGGTCCCGGCTGTCtatgacaaccgggatcatgcaaaattaccgggcggtcgggtcccagagacccgatcagcccggtatcgccgcagatcgcaagatcgcaagggcaatttcccttgcgattggcccccctcggcgtttgccctggatgcctgctgaagcatttcagcaggcaaccgcttccgatctctgcccggcgcgcggcagggaccggaaaacgccagggcgtatggatacgccctgggtccttaaggcccagggtgtgagggcctatccatacgccctggctccttaagaggttaaagggttacttcggtggaaacttttattttttagttttttttaaatcaactgatgccagaaagttaaacagatttgtaaattacttctattaaaaaatcttaatccttccagtacttataaaaaTATTTCCTAGAGTCCTTCAGTAAGGCTAAGGcttttttcctggcattttttggaaaactgccactgcaatttttgagccaaagccaaaagtgtattcaaaaggaataggaaatataaaggactGACTTACACTTCCAGCTGGATCCACATCTGACTTCagctaaaaactgcagtggctgtattacaaaaaaaaaaaacagaaaaaaaaagctgcgtggaaacctagcctaagggtacgttcacacgagtggatccccagcatggatccgccgctgaaggaccgctgtatgctgccttaaAAGGTGCCTGCTCACACTTAAGTGACatgcgagtcgctgcgcatgtgcgttgtacttgcacacatcgtggccgctccccctgctctatgagctaggccaagagctgccacgatgtgcgagtatactgcgcaagcGCACGgcaactcacacatcgcagtgtgtctgctcgtaggggCGGATTGCCGTTCCGCGCAGGCACCTGTAAAAGGCAGCATATAGCGGTCCTTCAGAGGCGAATCCGCAGCATAATACACGCTGgggatccgcttgtgtgaacgtaccctaaatgagaactatcatgcaggacaacttatccccaatccaaagtatagaggataagtgtctgatttccTGATCTTCTGCACGGTACTCCAGCAGTCCCCAGGAACTGAGCAtgttgacctccgcacaaagcagcgaccgaccccccccccccccccatgtatctctacgtatctccggctttcccatagagatacatgaagggggcgtgtcagccaccgcttcatgcgggggtcaacACGCCATGTTCCTAGGGAGTGCCagggtgccgtgcaggagatcgcggggggtcgcagtggtcggatcccctgcgatcagacacttattccctatcctttggatagggcacaaGCAGCATATTTGTTCATAAGTCGCAAattatttgtaaaaataaaataaatcggcAACTTTTAAGCAAATATGCAACTGTTGTGGCTAACTTAATGTCCTTTATGGTTTATACATAAACAGAACACTCCATCTGCCCTTGAATGGACAGACTGCTATGTATGTTATCTGTCAATCGCCCCTAAATAGGGTGGGAACAGATATTGGACATGGTCTCCATGGATACACCAGACTTATAAACtatggggggaaatttatcaaaactgatgaattctgctttgcatattcgaggaagaaaacagtgagtattggttgctagggatgttgttgataacctctgacaagtgtatttgcatcattctaattggcccacaagtgaaaaggaggaatatgcgaatattcacatatgcaaatatgcattaataactctgggatgcttttacctttcattctgattccgagattgtttgttcgtgacatattctactttaacatagtggtacattttcgtcgttatttgcatcctttttaggtgaaatattccaaaatttcatgaaaatcttaaaaatttgcattttgctaactttgaaactctctgcttgtaaggaaaatggatattccaaataaattatatattgattcacaaatacaatatgtctactttatgttgacatcataaagttgacatgtttttactttttgaagacattagaggacttcaaagtatagcagcaattttcaaaattttcacgaaaatttctaaatctgaatttttcagggaccagttaagtttgaagtggatttgaggggcctttctgtgagaaataccatggaaatgaccccattaaagaaactgcacccctcaaagtattcaaaatgacattcagaaagtttgttaaccctttaggtgtttcacaagaatagcagcaaagtggaggagaaaaatcaaaatttgcattttttacactaacatgttcttgtagacccatattttttatttttacaaggagaacaagcccccccaaaatttgtaacccaatttcgctagagtaaggaaatacctcatatgtggatgtaaagtgctttgtgggcgcactagagggctcagaagagaaggagcgacaatgagattttaaagagcgaattttgctgaaatggtttttgcggggcatgtcacatttaggaagcccccatggtgccagaacagcaaaaaacaccccacatggcatactattttggaaactacacccctcaaggatgtaacaagtggtacagtgagccttcacaccccacaggtgtttgacgaattttcaataaagttggactttGCGTGGAAGCTGGAcgtgaaaatgacattttttttatttttttttactaaaaagctAATATTacgtcaaatttttcattttcacacaggggtaataggtaaaaatgtcccccaaaatttgaaaccccatttctcttgagtaaggaaatacctcatatgtggatgtaaagtgatctgcgggtgcactagagggctcagatcagaaggagcgacattgggcttttggagagcgaattttgctgaaatggtttttggggggcatgtttcatttaggaagcccccatggtgccagaacagcaaaaaacaccccacatggcatactatttaggaaactacacccctcaaggaacgtaacaaggggtgcagtgagcatttacacctcactggcgtttgacagatctttgtaacagtgggctgtccaaatgaaaattaaatttttcattttcacgggccactgttccaaaaatctgtcagacacctgtggggtgtaaatgctcactgtacaccttgttacattccattaggtaggtagtttccgaaatggggtcatatgtgggtgtttattttttttcgtttatgtcagaactgctgtaaccagcagccacccctgtgcaaatcaccagtttaggcctcaaatgtacatggtgcgctctcactcctttgccctgttgtgcacccgaagagcattttacgtccacatatggggtatttacgtacttgggagaaattgtgttacaaatttgtgggagttttttttccccttttactcttgtgaaaatgaatagtatggggcaataccagcatgttagtgtaaaaaatacacctaaactgttgccttgaaataggacagggctctgaggtgagagagcaccattcgcatttgaggcttaaattaggaATTTTCAATGGGGTGTACCCACATGCAAGCGCTCTGAAGTATCCAAGCAAGATACAGCTCACTCCTGCAATGCGCACACCTGTGTCAcggacccgccggcaccgcccCCGGCTTCCACAATAGAtccaacacaaacgaatgtccagcactggGTATGCGAATAAAATCTTTTTGtttattgaagttgcacaggacaaacaggtacaagtagtctttctgacgcgtttcgcgcttagatgcgcttagtcatagaataaagacttcacactaaagacacattaaaatagtatttgCGAACAATCACGTGACTGATAGAAATCAGATATGTTGGAAAAAGTGGTCCGGATTCTCTCCGATATTTGCTCCGGAATTTATCCACATTATAGTCCATCactttattatataaatatacttttAAGGAAAAACACACACCGAGGAAATATAGTGGAGATACATGCTTTGGGATGGTTGTCTTCATGTTGTTgttgatatattattattattattaatgaaaaactttttaataaaaaactcttCTAATAAAACATTCTTTATCAAGTGGGTTGATAGATTATACTTATACTGTAAACCCAATAAACAGTAAATTTTGTAAACAGTGATTAAATCCAATCTCCGATTCAATCCATCTGGATGTATCGTCTTCAAACAAAACATCCAGAAAGTTTCCCTGTTTAATAAGTGTTTTCTGAGATCTCCCCCTCTTGGGTGTTTATTAACCCTCTCTATACCTTTAACGCTCAGGGTATTAGTGTTACCTCCATGAGATTCAATAAAGTGTTTGGTTAAGGCAGATACCCCTATTTTCATACCCTTGGTATCCGAGATGTGTCTGCGGACACGGACTTTTAATTGGTTGCTAGTGGATCCCACATATTGCAGTCTGCATTGTGTACAGGCTGCAAGATATACTACATATTCCGTACTACAGTTAATGTAGCTTGTTATTGGATATGATATATTGGTAGTATAGGATGTAAAATGGTCTGTTTTTTCCATATGATTACATGTGTCCGCAGCCGTGTCCGCAGCCCACATTTCCTTTATATCTCAGCCAACCTTTATTACCCTGTTCAGACTTGGGTTTACTGCTAAATAAGCTGGGTGAAAGTACCGACCCCAATGTTGGACCTCTTCTAGGGGTTACATTAATGCCACCTGTGATGACTTCTCTTAATACTGTATCTACTTCAAGAACCGGTAAATATTTTGTTACAATCTGTTTGATGGTA is drawn from Hyla sarda isolate aHylSar1 chromosome 4, aHylSar1.hap1, whole genome shotgun sequence and contains these coding sequences:
- the LOXL1 gene encoding lysyl oxidase homolog 1; translated protein: MALLVQLGLCLSGLSLCLGQDGAGWGQMIQWEESGRRYRLLNSGSEYQAAGEGTGGTRVVVDGVRSGVDLRRQAPTLPRTGSQTVRGNTRHPFGFGQVPDNWQGGGETASTGRFTASAGAGGGRGGGTRTRQSSTQNSVGQSFVSRPQPPFVPQAQPEYYPQTYEESYGYSRGGGGGGYAAQPPWGGGYEDFYEEPSPPFAQPPYFASPALPPRQPAPVNPVVPQDGLDRRFSHSLFRGSDTPVESDPVQPAVAGGGGDAGFPPYGGVGQGESYYGAQRPDYFQPQSRAANTPVNGGESQTGQQGRANVGNVFRGGQRGLPDLVPDPSYVQAATYVQRAHLYSLRCAAEERCLSSSAYAAESSDYDVRVLLRFPQRVKNQGTADFLPTRPRQAWEWHSCHQHYHSMDEFSHYDLLDAATGRKVAEGHKASFCLEDTTCDFGNLKRYACTSHTQGLSPGCYDTYNADIDCQWIDITEVKPGNYILKVVVNPKYIVLESDFTNNVVRCNIHYTGRYVSATNCRITQF